The proteins below are encoded in one region of Drosophila santomea strain STO CAGO 1482 chromosome 2R, Prin_Dsan_1.1, whole genome shotgun sequence:
- the LOC120446047 gene encoding transformer-2 sex-determining protein isoform X1, which translates to MSSHCSEERNYIHRKFDSTSYKHKRSASSSSARTTSSGHKERRSDYEYYGGRRQQSSSSRRRSRSRSGSESPPPEPRHHSGRSSRDRMRMHKAREHPQASRCVGVFGLNTNTSQHKVRELFNKYGPIERIQMVIDAHTQRSRGFCFIYFENLNDARVAKDSCSGIEVDGRRIRVDFSITQRAHTPTPGVYMGRPSRVFSGRSRSPRGGRRHIRDRSASPNEYYRDRNKYRNDRYDRSLRRSSSRHRHTHNKRYSRSRSPQPRRISSRY; encoded by the exons ATG TCATCGCATTGCTCCGAAGAGCGAAACTATATACATCGTAAATTCGATAG TACCAGCTACAAGCACAAGCGGTCGGCATCATCCTCGTCAGCGAGGACAACTTCATCCGGACACAAGGAGCGCAG GTCTGACTACGAGTACTATGGCGGTCGCCGCCAGCAGAGCTCCTCTTCCCGCCGACGTTCCCGTTCGCGTTCCGGATCGGAGTCACCGCCTCCGGAACCGCGCCATCATTCCGGACGTTCGTCCCGTGATCGCATGCGGATGCACAAGGCTCGC GAACATCCACAAGCCAGCCGCTGCGTAGGAGTATTCGGTCTGAACACAAACACCTCGCAGCACAAGGTCCGCGAGCTGTTCAACAAGTATGGACCCATCGAACGCATCCAGATGGTTATAGACGCACAT ACACAGCGTTCCCGGGGCTTctgtttcatttattttgagAATCTCAACGATGCCCGTGTGGCCAAGGACTCCTGTTCCGGTATTGAAGTCGATGGTCGCCGCATACGCGTCGATTTCTCCATAACCCAACGGGCCCACACACCAACTCCTGGTGTGTATATGGGTCGTCCCTCGCGTGTATTCTCTGGACGCTCCCGTTCGCCGCGTGGAGGACGCCGTCATATTCGCGATCGCTCTGCTTCCCCCAATGAGTACTATCGTGATCGCAATAAGTACCGCAACGATCGATACGATCGTAGTCTCCGCAGGAGCTCTAGTCGCCACCGCCACACTCACAACAAACGCTACAGCCGTTCACGTTCTCCACAACCAC GTCGCATTTCATCGCGCTATTAG
- the LOC120447130 gene encoding uncharacterized protein LOC120447130, producing the protein MTTSAVETPNSAYPDLEKRLETYLRRAYCLKEVDTKNGYDPHEVEYFGVLSLNDVRAPRRKLWYMYYATTDQLDKVVDQIHRKYGQRNMYDLFRKPVYTGAGMRSRVKNHFKGLKWHVKGNILEAPPESSYNDEKVVNTISDLYQDERRKYYDYLMSRSNYFKSYNFLHMNA; encoded by the exons ATGACCACTTCTGCTGTGGAAACTCCCAACA GTGCATATCCCGATCTAGAGAAGCGACTGGAAACGTATTTGCGAAGAGCGTACTGCCTCAAAGAAGTCGATACTAAAAATGGGTACGATCCACACGAAGTGGAGTATTTTGGGGTTCTAAGCTTAAACGATGTTCGAGCGCCACGCCGAAAACTGTGGTACATGTACTATGCAACAACAGATCAATTGGACAAAGTTGTGGATCAGATCCACCGTAAATATGGTCAAAGGAATATGTACGATCTATTCAGAAAACCGGTGTATACAGGTGCCGGAATGCGATCCCGGGTGAAGAACCACTTCAAAGGACTTAAGTGGCATGTGAAAGGAAACATTTTGGAAGCTCCGCCAGAGAGCTCCTATAATGATGAGAAAGTGGTAAACACAATATCAGATTTATATCAGGACGAAAGGAGGAAATATTACGACTACCTCATGTCTAGGAGTAATTACTTTAAGTCGTACAATTTTCTTCATATGAATGCATAA
- the LOC120446384 gene encoding uncharacterized protein LOC120446384: MDNKMEKYWRRLFYMQPIAGPTPLDPDTIEYFGIYSITESQVATQKRWYIYYGLRTERLKVMERIRKKYGKKHVREIFQIATFSGVGFHKIVREYFCNLKWFTSRNLLEAPLNSHYNDERLVKTVSDLHNKELRRIFDCIMIQHDWFKRYNDQKPPPAKH; the protein is encoded by the coding sequence ATGGACAATAAGATGGAAAAGTACTGGAGGCGACTATTTTATATGCAGCCAATCGCAGGACCCACTCCTTTGGATCCTGACACGATAGAATACTTCGGGATATATAGTATTACCGAGTCCCAAGTCGCCACCCAAAAACGATGGTATATTTATTATGGCCTTAGAACAGAAAGGTTAAAGGTTATGGAAAGGATTCGCAAGAAATATGGTAAAAAACATGTCCGGGAAATATTTCAGATCGCCACATTCAGCGGAGTGGGATTTCATAAAATCGTAAGAGAATATTTCTGCAACTTAAAATGGTTCACAAGCAGAAATCTCTTGGAAGCTCCACTTAATAGTCATTATAATGATGAAAGACTCGTGAAAACAGTTTCAGACTTGCATAACAAGGAGCTAAGAAGAATCTTTGACTGTATAATGATACAACACGATTGGTTTAAGCGCTATAATGATCAAAAGCCACCACCTGCTAAACATTAA
- the LOC120446050 gene encoding biogenesis of lysosome-related organelles complex 1 subunit 1, with the protein MLTSMVKEHHKEQAKRKQEQEVRRKEAIEASNELTQSLVDTLNVGVAQAYLNQKRLDAEAKQLHLGATNFAKQTHQWLQLIDQFSTALKDLGDVENWARSIEGDMHAINQTLELAYKASRATQTSSGAGTALEASTSASKNANASAT; encoded by the exons ATGTTAACTTCCATGGTTAAGGAGCACCATAAGGAGCAGGCAAAGCGAAAACAGGAGCAGG AGGTGCGTCGAAAGGAGGCTATAGAAGCGTCCAATGAGCTTACCCAGTCTCTGGTGGACACCCtaaatgtgggcgtggctcaGGCCTACTTGAACCAGAAGCGCCTGGACGCCGAGGCCAAGCAACTGCACTTGGGCGCAACCAATTTCGCCAAGCAGACCCACCAATGGCTGCAACTCATCGACCAATTCAGCACTGCCCTAAAGGATCTTGGCGATGTGGAGAACTGGGCCCGCAGCATTGAGGGGGACATGCATGCGATTAACCAGACCCTAGAGCTGGCCTACAAAGCCTCCAGAGCTACACAGACATCGAGTGGAGCTGGAACAGCCTTGGAGGCCTCAACTTCAGCGTCGAAAAACGCAAATGCCAGTGCTACATGA
- the LOC120446048 gene encoding uncharacterized protein LOC120446048, translating into MTTNAVKDKNSEGDYDLEEQIDNHLRRLFYLKPKTDNSKLKPYVVEFFGVLSLTDLRAPQRKLWVIYNAKQPDLDKTIDEIHEKYGKKNMFDLYRTPVFSGAALRDSVKKHFSNLKWFTTGSLLEAPPKSHFNDERVVKTITDLHHLEHQRLYNYVMVKNMWFMRYN; encoded by the exons ATGACAACAAATGCAGTGAAAGACAAAAACTCAG AAGGTGATTACGACCTGGAAGAGCAAATCGACAACCATTTGAGGCGATTGTTctatttaaaaccaaaaactgatAACTCCAAACTCAAGCCCTACGTAGTGGAATTCTTTGGAGTTCTTAGCCTAACAGATTTGCGTGCCCCACAGAGGAAACTATGGGTTATATACAACGCCAAGCAGCCCGACCTGGACAAGACCATTGATGAAATCCACGAGAAGTACGGCAAGAAGAATATGTTTGATCTGTATCGCACACCAGTTTTTAGTGGAGCTGCACTGCGGGACAGTGTGAAGAAGCACTTTTCGAACCTCAAGTGGTTTACGACGGGAAGTCTCCTGGAAGCCCCTCCTAAAAGCCACTTCAACGACGAGCGAGTGGTGAAAACCATTACGGATTTGCATCATCTGGAACACCAGAGACTTTATAATTATGTGATGGTAAAAAATATGTGGTTTATGCGTTATAACTAA
- the LOC120446047 gene encoding transformer-2 sex-determining protein isoform X2, whose amino-acid sequence MSDYEYYGGRRQQSSSSRRRSRSRSGSESPPPEPRHHSGRSSRDRMRMHKAREHPQASRCVGVFGLNTNTSQHKVRELFNKYGPIERIQMVIDAHTQRSRGFCFIYFENLNDARVAKDSCSGIEVDGRRIRVDFSITQRAHTPTPGVYMGRPSRVFSGRSRSPRGGRRHIRDRSASPNEYYRDRNKYRNDRYDRSLRRSSSRHRHTHNKRYSRSRSPQPRRISSRY is encoded by the exons AT GTCTGACTACGAGTACTATGGCGGTCGCCGCCAGCAGAGCTCCTCTTCCCGCCGACGTTCCCGTTCGCGTTCCGGATCGGAGTCACCGCCTCCGGAACCGCGCCATCATTCCGGACGTTCGTCCCGTGATCGCATGCGGATGCACAAGGCTCGC GAACATCCACAAGCCAGCCGCTGCGTAGGAGTATTCGGTCTGAACACAAACACCTCGCAGCACAAGGTCCGCGAGCTGTTCAACAAGTATGGACCCATCGAACGCATCCAGATGGTTATAGACGCACAT ACACAGCGTTCCCGGGGCTTctgtttcatttattttgagAATCTCAACGATGCCCGTGTGGCCAAGGACTCCTGTTCCGGTATTGAAGTCGATGGTCGCCGCATACGCGTCGATTTCTCCATAACCCAACGGGCCCACACACCAACTCCTGGTGTGTATATGGGTCGTCCCTCGCGTGTATTCTCTGGACGCTCCCGTTCGCCGCGTGGAGGACGCCGTCATATTCGCGATCGCTCTGCTTCCCCCAATGAGTACTATCGTGATCGCAATAAGTACCGCAACGATCGATACGATCGTAGTCTCCGCAGGAGCTCTAGTCGCCACCGCCACACTCACAACAAACGCTACAGCCGTTCACGTTCTCCACAACCAC GTCGCATTTCATCGCGCTATTAG
- the LOC120446042 gene encoding DNA-directed RNA polymerase I subunit RPA1 translates to MGSKRAMDVHMFPSDLEFAVFTDQEIRKLSVVKVITGITFDALGHAIPGGLYDIRMGSYGKCMDPCGTCLKLQDCPGHMGHIELGTPVYNPFFIKFVQRLLCIFCLHCYKLQMKDHECEIIMLQLRLIDAGYIIEAQELELFKSEIVCQNSDELVALKNGDMVHPHIAAMYSLLENNGKNSSNSTKTSCSLRTAITHAALQRLGKKCRHCNKSMRFVRYMHRRLVFYVTLADIKERVGTGAETSGQNKVIFADECRRYLRQIYANYPELLKLLVPVLGLSNTDLTQGDRSPVDLFFMDTIPVTPPRARPLNMVGDMLKGNPQTDIYINIIENNHVLNVVLKYMKGGQEKLTDEAKAAYQTLKGDTAHEKLYAAWLALQMSVDVLLDVNMSREMKSGEGLKQIIEKKSGLIRSHMMGKRVNYAARTVITPDPNINVDEIGIPDIFAKKLSYPVPVTEWNVTELRKMVMNGPDVHPGANYIQDKNGFTTYIPADNASKRESLAKLLLSNPKDGIKIVHRHVLNGDVLLLNRQPSLHKPSIMGHKARILHGEKTFRLHYSNCKAYNADFDGDEMNAHYPQSEVARAEAYNLVNVASNYLVPKDGTPLGGLIQDHVISGVKLSIRGRFFNREDYQQLVYQGLSQHKKDIKLLPPTILKPAMLWSGKQVLSTIIINIIPEGYERINLDSFAKIAGKNWNASRPRPSICGTNPEGNELSESQVQIRNGELLVGVLDKQQYGATTFGLIHCMYELYGGDVSTRLLTAFTKVFTFFLQLEGFTLGVKDILVTGEADRKRRKIIRECRNVGNSAVSAALELEDEPPHDELVDKMEAAYVKDSKFRVLLDRKYKSLLDGYTNDINSTCLPGGLITKFPSNNLQLMVLSGAKGSMVNTMQISCLLGQIELEGKRPPLMISGKSLPSFTSFETSPKSGGFIDGRFMTGIQPQDFFFHCMAGREGLIDTAVKTSRSGYLQRCLIKHLEGLSVHYDLTVRDSDNSVVQFLYGEDGLDILKSKFFNDKFCADFLTQNATAILRPTHLQLMKDEEQLAKVQRHEKHIRSWQKKKPTKLRAAFTHFSEELREEVEVKRPNEINTKTGRRRFDEGLLKLWKKADAEDKALYRKKYARCPDPTVAVYKQDLYYGSVSERTRKLINDYAKRKPALKETIADIMRVKTIKSLASPGEPVGLIAAQSIGEPSTQMTLNTFHFAGRGEMNVTLGIPRLREILMLASSNIKTPSMDIPIKAGQQHQAEKLRINLNSVTLANLLESVHVSTSLTLEPERAYEYDMRFQFLPREVYKEDYGVRPKHIIKYMHQTFFKQLIRAILKVSSASKTTKIVVIDDKKDGDKEDDNDLDNADEVGRSKAKANDDDSSDDNDDDDATGVKLKQRKTDEKDYDDPEDVEELHDANADDEEAEDEDDEEKGQDANDNDGDDKAVERLLSNDMVKGYTYDKENHLWCQVKLNLSVRYQKPDLTSIIRELAGKSVVHQVQHIKRAIIYKGNDDEQLLKTDGINIGEMFQHNKILDLNRLYSNDIHAIARTYGIEAASQVIVKEVSNVFKVYGITVDRRHLSLIADYMTFDGTFQPLSRKGMEHSSSPLQQMSFESSLQFLKSAAGFGRADELSSPSSRLMVGLPVRNGTGAFELLTKIC, encoded by the exons ATGGGTTCTAAGCGGGCGATGGACGTGCACATGTTCCCCTCGGACTTGGAGTTCGCCGTGTTTACGGACCAGGAGATACGCAAACTGAGCGTGGTGAAGGTGATCACAGGCATCACGTTCGATGCACTGGGACACGCGATACCCGGTGGTCTGTACGACATACGAATGGGCTCCTACGGCAAGTGCATGGATCCCTGTGGGACGTGTCTTAAGTTGCAGGACTGCCCGGGCCACATGGGCCACATCGAGCTGGGCACGCCCGTCTACAATCCCTTCTTCATCAAGTTCGTGCAGCGACTTCTCTGCATTTTCTGTTTGCACTGCTACAAGCTCCAAATGAAGG ATCACGAATGTGAGATAATCATGCTACAGCTGCGCCTAATCGACGCGGGCTACATCATCGAGGCCCAGGAGTTGGAACTCTTCAAGTCAGAAATTGTGTGCCAAAACAGCGACGAACTGGTGGCCCTCAAAAACGGCGATATGGTGCACCCACACATTGCTGCTATGTATAGTTTGTTGGAAAATAATGGAAAGAACTCCAGCAACTCTACCAAAACGAGTTGCTCTCTGCGCACGGCCATTACGCATGCGGCACTGCAGCGACTGGGCAAGAAGTGCAGGCACTGTAACAAGTCGATGCGTTTCGTGCGTTATATGCATCGCAGGCTGGTATTTTACGTGACTTTGGCAGATATTAAAGAACG CGTTGGTACGGGCGCAGAAACCAGTGGTCAGAATAAAGTGATCTTCGCAGACGAATGCCGTCGTTATCTGCGCCAGATATATGCAAATTACCCTGAACTATTAAAGCTCCTAGTGCCTGTTTTGGGGCTGAGCAACACTGATTTGACTCAGGGCGATAGATCGCCGGTGGATCTGTTTTTCATGGACACGATTCCGGTAACGCCGCCACGCGCTCGACCACTGAACATGGTCGGTGACATGCTGAAGGGAAATCCCCAAACGGACATCTACATAAACATCATTGAAAACAACCATGTATTGAATGTGGTTCTTAAGTACATGAAGGGCGGCCAGGAGAAGCTGACAGACGAGGCTAAGGCCGCCTATCAGACCCTAAAAGGCGACACAGCCCATGAGAAATTGTATGCGGCTTGGTTGGCTCTTCAGATGTCGGTGGATGTGCTCCTCGATGTGAATATGTCCCGGGAAATGAAATCTGGTGAAGGTCTGAAGCAAATCATTGAAAAGAAGAGTGGTCTCATTCGTAGCCATATGATGGGAAAACGTGTAAATTACGCCGCTCGTACTGTTATTACCCCGGATCCCAATATAAATGTAGATGAGATCGGTATCCCTGATATTTTCGCGAAGAAACTGTCGTATCCCGTTCCCGTGACCGAATGGAATGTTACAGAGCTGCGCAAAATGGTTATGAACGGTCCGGACGTGCATCCCGGAGCGAACTACATACAGGACAAGAACGGATTCACTACGTACATACCGGCAGACAACGCTTCCAAGCGAGAGAGTTTGGCGAAGCTGCTTTTGTCGAATCCAAAGGATGGTATTAAGATCGTTCATCGGCACGTTCTCAACGGCGATGTCCTACTGCTTAACCGACAGCCCTCGCTGCATAAGCCATCGATTATGGGACACAAGGCTCGCATCCTGCACGGCGAAAAGACTTTCCGTCTGCACTACTCGAACTGCAAGGCATACAACGCCGATTTCGACGGTGATGAAATGAATGCCCACTATCCGCAGAGTGAGGTGGCGAGGGCGGAGGCTTACAACCTTGTGAATGTGGCCAGCAACTATTTGGTGCCCAAGGACGGCACACCATTAGGTGGACTCATTCAGGATCACGTGATTTCGGGTGTAAAACTCTCGATTCGTGGACGATTCTTCAATCGTGAAGACTACCAGCAATTGGTATACCAGGGACTATCTCAGCATAAGAAGGATATCAAGCTGCTGCCACCGACAATTTTAAAGCCAGCTATGCTTTGGTCTGGAAAGCAGGTCTTGTCCACCATTATCATCAACATAATTCCTGAGGGATACGAGCGAATTAATCTGGATTCATTTGCCAAGATTGCTGGAAAG AATTGGAACGCGTCCCGTCCGCGACCGTCGATTTGTGGCACAAATCCTGAAGGTAACGAGCTAAGTGAAAGTCAAGTGCAAATCAGAAACGGCGAACTGCTTGTTGGTGTTCTGGATAAACAGCAGTATGGAGCCACCACTTTTGGATTGATTCACTGCATGTATGAGCTATACGGCGGCGATGTGTCCACTCGACTGCTCACTGCTTTCACGAAAGTATTCACTTTCTTTCTACAACTAGAAGGTTTTACTTTGGGTGTCAAGGATATTCTTGTTACCGGCGAAGCAGATCGTAAGAGGAGAAAGATTATTCGCGAGTGTCGCAATGTGGGAAACAGTGCAGTATCTGCTGCTCTAGAATTGGAAGATGAACCGCCGCACGATGAGTTGGTTGACAAAATGGAAGCGGCATACGTGAAGGATTCTAAGTTCCGAGTGCTTTTGGATCGCAAATACAAATCACTTTTGGATGGCTACACAAATGACATCAATAG TACTTGTTTGCCCGGAGGTCTGATCACAAAGTTCCCATCAAACAATCTGCAATTGATGGTTCTATCTGGCGCGAAGGGATCCATGGTGAACACTATGCAAATTTCCTGTCTGCTCGGACAAATTGAGTTAGAAGGAAAGCGACCGCCTTTGATGATATCCGGCAAGTCTCTGCCCAGCTTTACTTCCTTCGAAACATCGCCCAAGTCTGGAGGTTTTATCGATGGACGCTTTATGACCGGCATTCAGCCGCAGGACTTTTTCTTCCATTGCATGGCTGGTCGTGAA GGTCTCATTGATACTGCTGTAAAAACATCGCGTTCCGGTTATCTGCAGCGCTGTCTTATTAAGCATCTGGAGGGCCTAAGTGTTCATTATGATCTCACTGTACGCGACAGTGACAATAGTGTGGTTCAGTTCCTGTATGGCGAGGATGGTTTAGACATTCTGAAGTCCAAGTTTTTCAACGATAAGTTTTGTGCTGACTTCCTTACCCAAAACGCCACGGCAATTCTACGGCCCACTCATCTTCAATTGATGAAGGACGAGGAACAGCTGGCCAAGGTCCAGCGCCACGAGAAGCACATCCGCAGCTGGCAAAAGAAAAAGCCAACTAAGCTACGTGCCGCCTTCACTCATTTCTCCGAGGAACTCCGCGAGGAGGTAGAGGTGAAGCGACCCAATGAGATTAATACCAAAACGGGACGTCGGCGCTTTGATGAGGGCCTCCTTAAGTTATGGAAAAAGGCCGATGCAGAGGACAAGGCCTTATATCGCAAAAAGTACGCCCGTTGCCCGGATCCCACGGTAGCTGTCTACAAGCAGGATCTTTACTACGGCAGTGTGTCAGAAAGGACGCGGAAACTTATTAATGATTATGCTAAGAGGAAGCCAGCACTTAAGGAGACTATAGCCGATATCATGCGAGTAAAGACAATTAAGTCGCTGGCCTCGCCAGGTGAACCAGTAGGTCTGATAGCAGCCCAATCGATAGGAGAACCCTCGACTCAGATGACACTGAACACTTTCCATTTTGCGGGTCGTGGTGAAATGAACGTGACTCTGGGTATTCCTCGACTACGAGAAATCCTCATGCTGGCCTCATCCAACATCAAAACGCCTTCTATGGATATTCCCATAAAGGCTGGTCAGCAGCATCAGGCGGAAAAGCTGCGCATAAATCTAAATTCAGTGACGCTGGCAAACCTTTTGGAGT CCGTCCACGTTAGCACTAGTTTGACCCTGGAGCCGGAGCGAGCCTATGAGTATGATATGCGCTTCCAATTCCTGCCCAGGGAGGTTTATAAGGAGGACTATGGTGTGCGACCCAAGCACATAATTAAGTACATGCACCAGACCTTCTTTAAACAACTGATTCGCGCCATTTTGAAGGTATCAAGTGCCTCTAAGACAACGAAAAT AGTTGTAATAGACGATAAAAAGGACGGCGATAAAGAAGATGATAATGATTTGGACAACGCCGATGAAGTGGGCCGTTCTAAAGCGAAGGCTAATGATGATGATTCATCAGACGATAAC GATGATGACGATGCAACTGGAGTAAAGCTGAAGCAACGCAAAACCGACGAGAAGGACTACGATGACCCAGAAGACGTTGAAGAACTCCACGATGCCAATG CCGATGACGAAGAGGCGgaggatgaggacgacgaggagaaGGGTCAGGATGCTAATGATAATGATGGCGATGACAAAGCGGTGGAGAGGTTGCTGAGCAACGATATGGTCAAAGGGTATACCTACGACAAGGAGAACCATTTGTGGTGCCAGGTCAAGTTGAATCTGAGTGTGCGGTACCAGAAGCCCGATCTAACCTCCATCATCCGGGAGTTGGCGGGCAAGAGTGTGGTCCACCAGGTGCAGCATATCAAGCGGGCTATTATCTACAAGGGCAACGATGATGAACAGCTCCTCAAGACCGACGGCATTAACATTGGCGAGATGTTCCAGCACAACAAGATTCTTGACCTGAACCGCCTATACTCCAACGACATCCACGCGATTGCCAGGACGTACGGCATTGAAGCAGCGTCACAAGTGATCGTTAAGGAAGTGAGCAATGTGTTCAAGGTCTACGGAATTACTGTGGATCGCCGCCACCTGTCGCTCATCGCCGATTACATGACTTTCGACGGCACCTTTCAGCCGTTGTCGCGAAAGGGCATGGAGCACTCCTCATCGCCCCTGCAGCAGATGTCCTTCGAGTCCAGCTTGCAGTTCCTCAAAAGCGCCGCTGGTTTTGGCAGAGCGGATGAGCTTAGCTCGCCGTCGAGTCGGTTAATGGTTGGACTCCCTGTGCGGAACGGTACTGGTGCCTTCGAGTTGCTgacgaaaatttgttaa